A genomic region of Limnohabitans curvus contains the following coding sequences:
- a CDS encoding DUF6441 family protein — translation MSSRLVAALSGNLQKLMAAELKAARHAVTTGVRDATEGLKGELRSQITGAGLGARLANTWRGEVYPKGRESLGAAGLVYSRAPVVVAAHDEGALIRSKNGFWLSIPLPAAGTGPRGKRITPGLWERIRGQRLRFVYRAGKPSLLVADNQRAKAGKRGGFTSASASAQQSGKGLVSVPIFLLVPQAQLKKKFDINSAVQRWESQLIQNVISNWPDE, via the coding sequence GTGTCTTCACGACTCGTTGCTGCGCTCAGTGGCAATCTGCAAAAACTCATGGCCGCTGAACTCAAAGCGGCCAGACATGCGGTGACCACAGGTGTGCGTGACGCCACCGAGGGCCTCAAAGGTGAGCTGCGCAGTCAGATCACTGGTGCAGGTCTTGGCGCGCGCCTTGCCAATACGTGGCGAGGTGAGGTGTATCCCAAGGGGCGTGAGAGTCTGGGCGCTGCAGGTTTGGTTTACAGCCGAGCGCCTGTGGTTGTGGCTGCCCATGACGAGGGAGCGTTGATTCGATCGAAGAACGGGTTTTGGCTCTCCATTCCATTGCCTGCGGCTGGCACGGGTCCACGCGGCAAACGCATCACACCGGGGCTTTGGGAGCGCATACGCGGCCAGAGACTTCGATTTGTCTACCGAGCGGGTAAGCCGTCACTCTTGGTGGCGGACAACCAACGTGCAAAAGCAGGCAAGCGGGGTGGTTTCACAAGCGCTTCTGCTTCGGCGCAGCAGTCGGGCAAGGGGCTGGTCAGTGTGCCGATTTTTTTGTTGGTGCCTCAGGCTCAGCTTAAGAAGAAGTTCGATATCAATTCAGCCGTTCAACGCTGGGAATCCCAGCTCATACAAAACGTTATCTCCAACTGGCCCGATGAATGA
- a CDS encoding DUF7697 family protein — protein sequence MAQNTVIGLDFNAWRHASEVLDADVSAMSQLFPAIEAGITAAMNSSSNVSTAGN from the coding sequence ATGGCTCAAAACACAGTCATTGGATTGGACTTCAACGCATGGAGGCATGCCAGTGAGGTTTTGGATGCTGATGTCAGTGCTATGTCGCAGCTTTTCCCAGCGATTGAAGCTGGTATCACGGCAGCCATGAATTCTTCAAGCAACGTATCAACAGCAGGTAACTGA
- a CDS encoding DUF2789 family protein, whose product MNSNYHRFSELFLQLGLPSDINEIQRFLDNHSQRPQALSQRF is encoded by the coding sequence ATGAATTCAAATTACCACCGATTTTCGGAGCTCTTTCTTCAGCTAGGTTTGCCCTCTGATATAAATGAAATACAAAGATTTTTGGACAATCACAGTCAACGCCCTCAAGCGCTCAGCCAGCGGTTTTAA
- a CDS encoding phage tail tape measure C-terminal domain-containing protein, which translates to MAERNLAIRLSVVDGGKVKAELSDVGEAGEKSLKRIESASHPASSGLQIVSKAANDAFAQMEDATSRLGMLGTVLGKLGPAGLIAGASIAAAGYGMHQLIVPVAEVGEELNKLSQKTAVSVEALSALLYASELSDVSTESLTKALKFLSTAMFDAKVKGGEGSAALRAFGISAVDAHNQIRPTEEVLLDLADKFSAMPDSAEKAALAVKLFGKNGLDMIPMLNQGREGITAMMEEAKRLGLVMSADAARASEEFNDNLKRLHAVNEGVQRQIGSAFIPILADLTEHLFIAKTETGGFSSELIAISNNRQQVLNYLEDVAKGLGFIAESAVLAKRVISQPFDSLSVVSKDVETWMKSDMLRSMKSMGYNEQQIDAEIAKLQSARDKFVESANDRLARINENPGYVNSIEKFFDEQRRTVRVMGQKFVLDTAEQAAQVQKIYDEFLPKMPRKAPTGMDLSGFDKNNEGLQFLKQLEQRSLRVTGGEAAELRAKALDLEKKGYAGVRAEAEKYIQVIEAMEKQKVSDKKFDEYEKELQKVYQITEGYIGNNRLKQEELVLKRQMLDVGEVERAGMQVRFDLEKAAYAARKQADQITDPGLKAEAIELINHALSRQLPVIVDLARANAEYQRSFDYGMRSSVRSYVEDSTNAAKQAERAVTSAFKGMEDALVQFVTTGKLDFSSLANSIIADLVRIQIQRMVTLPLAGWLGGFGSTPTPAPGGSIVPIGATDLVNPLVAVAHTGGLIGSDSLASRSVGLHNFAGATRYHTGGLVDGEVPIIAQPGEAVFTPGQMRALGGALNTKNQPQVRVAVNVINNASGVDARVQSSQQADGSMRLDIIVEQIEARMSRSIGQGTGIAPTLERRYGLNPAAGAMR; encoded by the coding sequence ATGGCTGAACGCAATCTCGCAATTCGACTCTCGGTGGTGGATGGCGGCAAGGTCAAGGCTGAGTTGTCTGATGTGGGCGAAGCCGGGGAGAAATCCCTCAAGCGTATTGAATCAGCTTCCCACCCCGCATCGTCGGGTTTACAGATCGTCTCCAAAGCTGCCAACGATGCATTCGCCCAAATGGAGGATGCAACGTCGCGTCTTGGCATGCTCGGTACCGTGCTGGGCAAACTCGGGCCCGCAGGTTTGATCGCTGGAGCATCCATCGCAGCCGCAGGCTACGGTATGCACCAGTTGATCGTGCCCGTGGCTGAGGTGGGCGAAGAACTTAACAAGTTGTCTCAAAAAACGGCTGTGTCCGTGGAGGCTTTGTCTGCGCTGCTATATGCGTCCGAGTTGTCGGACGTGAGCACGGAGAGTTTGACCAAGGCCTTGAAGTTCTTGTCGACCGCCATGTTTGACGCGAAAGTCAAAGGCGGCGAGGGCAGCGCAGCGTTACGCGCGTTTGGCATCTCTGCTGTGGATGCGCATAACCAGATTCGCCCGACTGAAGAAGTCTTGCTTGATCTGGCTGACAAGTTCTCTGCCATGCCTGACAGCGCCGAAAAGGCAGCATTGGCTGTGAAGCTTTTTGGCAAGAATGGTTTGGACATGATCCCGATGCTCAACCAAGGGCGTGAGGGCATTACGGCCATGATGGAAGAGGCCAAGCGCTTAGGTTTGGTGATGTCGGCAGATGCAGCCCGTGCATCAGAAGAGTTCAACGACAACCTCAAGCGACTGCACGCGGTCAACGAAGGTGTGCAGCGCCAAATTGGTTCAGCCTTCATTCCAATCTTGGCTGACCTGACTGAGCATCTCTTCATTGCTAAGACGGAGACTGGCGGTTTTAGCAGTGAGCTCATTGCTATCAGCAACAACCGCCAGCAAGTCCTCAACTACCTTGAAGACGTTGCCAAGGGGCTGGGCTTCATCGCCGAATCGGCAGTGCTGGCCAAGCGGGTGATCTCTCAGCCATTCGACAGTTTGTCGGTTGTGAGCAAGGACGTAGAGACTTGGATGAAGAGCGACATGCTGCGTTCGATGAAGTCCATGGGCTACAACGAACAGCAGATTGATGCAGAGATTGCCAAGCTGCAAAGCGCCCGTGACAAGTTTGTCGAATCTGCCAATGACCGGCTGGCACGTATCAATGAGAACCCGGGCTATGTGAACTCCATTGAGAAGTTCTTCGACGAGCAACGTAGAACCGTTCGGGTGATGGGACAGAAGTTTGTCCTTGATACAGCTGAGCAAGCTGCACAGGTCCAAAAGATCTATGACGAGTTCTTGCCAAAGATGCCCAGAAAGGCCCCCACGGGGATGGACCTCTCGGGTTTCGATAAGAACAACGAGGGCTTGCAATTCTTAAAGCAACTCGAGCAACGCTCACTGCGTGTGACGGGGGGTGAAGCCGCTGAGCTCAGAGCCAAAGCGCTGGACTTGGAGAAGAAGGGCTATGCGGGTGTTCGGGCTGAGGCCGAGAAGTACATCCAGGTCATTGAGGCCATGGAGAAACAAAAGGTCTCGGACAAGAAGTTCGATGAGTACGAGAAAGAGCTCCAAAAGGTCTATCAGATCACCGAAGGCTACATCGGCAACAACCGACTCAAACAAGAGGAGCTGGTACTCAAGCGTCAGATGCTTGATGTGGGTGAGGTCGAACGCGCGGGCATGCAAGTGCGCTTCGATTTGGAGAAAGCGGCCTACGCTGCGCGTAAGCAAGCGGATCAAATCACTGATCCGGGGCTTAAGGCCGAAGCCATCGAACTCATCAACCACGCGCTTTCTCGCCAGTTACCTGTGATTGTGGATTTGGCCCGTGCCAATGCGGAGTACCAACGCAGCTTTGATTACGGCATGCGCTCATCTGTTCGCAGCTATGTGGAAGATTCCACCAACGCTGCCAAGCAAGCTGAGCGGGCGGTGACTTCTGCTTTCAAGGGCATGGAGGATGCGCTGGTTCAGTTCGTGACCACGGGCAAGCTCGACTTCAGTAGCTTGGCCAACTCCATCATTGCTGACTTGGTGCGCATTCAGATCCAGCGCATGGTCACTTTGCCATTGGCTGGCTGGTTGGGAGGTTTTGGTTCAACACCTACGCCTGCACCCGGCGGCAGCATCGTTCCAATCGGGGCGACTGACCTAGTGAATCCCTTGGTCGCAGTGGCGCACACGGGTGGCTTGATTGGTTCGGACAGTTTGGCTTCTCGGTCTGTTGGGCTTCACAACTTCGCAGGTGCCACCCGCTATCACACAGGTGGTTTGGTCGATGGTGAGGTGCCCATCATTGCCCAGCCTGGCGAGGCTGTGTTCACGCCGGGGCAGATGCGCGCGCTGGGTGGGGCTCTCAATACCAAAAACCAACCCCAAGTGCGTGTTGCTGTGAACGTGATCAACAACGCTTCGGGCGTTGATGCACGAGTGCAGTCCTCACAACAAGCGGATGGTTCCATGCGTCTAGACATCATCGTTGAGCAAATTGAAGCCCGCATGTCCCGATCGATTGGTCAGGGCACGGGTATCGCGCCAACGCTTGAGCGTCGCTATGGCCTCAACCCTGCCGCAGGAGCAATGCGATGA
- a CDS encoding phage tail tube protein — protein MARAYGANASLLAAFEPSYGTHPSGTTEYWKLPFVSTSLGSEQGLIANDLIGLGRDPSAPIRDVIKVEGDMVVPIDLRNFGLWLKALLGAPVSTGDVDYQHTFGSGQPVLPSLALETGLPDIPAYFESSGVMVNSVQVKFARSGAADATLGLIAQGEVKQLVTVDATPQALGITRFNQFQGSIKKNGQALGNVVAAQLTYSNNLARIETIRSDGKIEGADPTVASLTGNLEVRFADTDLIDAATNNAPLELTFSYVIDATKSLTFIAHEVYLPKPKLSISGPGGIQATFNWQAAKNTAAGRMFTVILHNDVASY, from the coding sequence ATGGCCCGTGCCTATGGCGCAAATGCCAGCTTGCTGGCTGCATTCGAACCTTCCTACGGAACGCACCCCAGTGGCACGACCGAGTACTGGAAGCTCCCCTTTGTGTCCACCTCATTGGGGTCTGAACAAGGCCTTATTGCCAATGACCTGATTGGACTAGGACGAGACCCTAGCGCACCCATTCGCGATGTCATCAAGGTCGAGGGCGACATGGTGGTCCCGATCGACTTGCGCAATTTTGGCTTGTGGCTCAAGGCGTTGCTGGGAGCTCCTGTTTCTACAGGCGATGTGGATTATCAGCACACCTTTGGGTCGGGGCAGCCTGTCTTGCCAAGTCTTGCGCTTGAGACGGGCTTGCCTGATATCCCGGCGTACTTTGAGTCGTCGGGCGTGATGGTCAACTCCGTTCAGGTCAAGTTCGCGCGCTCAGGTGCAGCGGATGCGACTCTGGGTTTGATCGCGCAAGGGGAAGTCAAGCAACTGGTGACAGTGGATGCAACGCCGCAAGCCTTAGGCATCACGCGGTTTAACCAGTTCCAAGGTTCGATCAAAAAGAATGGACAGGCGCTTGGCAACGTGGTCGCGGCGCAGCTCACCTATTCAAACAACCTAGCCCGCATAGAAACCATTCGTTCTGACGGAAAAATCGAAGGGGCTGATCCAACGGTTGCCAGTCTGACCGGAAACCTTGAGGTTCGGTTTGCGGACACCGACCTCATCGATGCGGCGACCAACAACGCACCGCTTGAGTTGACGTTCAGCTACGTCATTGATGCCACGAAGAGTTTGACCTTCATCGCGCATGAGGTGTACCTGCCAAAGCCCAAGCTCTCCATCTCTGGGCCTGGTGGCATTCAGGCCACCTTCAACTGGCAAGCCGCCAAGAACACCGCCGCAGGTCGGATGTTCACGGTCATTCTTCATAACGACGTGGCTAGCTATTGA
- a CDS encoding head decoration protein → MSVLTNELTLGDLLKYEEESLYSRDQVTVAAGQNLRIGTVLGRVDANGKVKALDPAATDGTQIATAVLLQSVDATTGDKSSGIAATRQAIVAHHALVWPVAITAEEKATATAQLEAVGILVRQGV, encoded by the coding sequence ATGTCGGTTCTCACCAATGAGTTGACCTTGGGCGACTTGCTCAAGTATGAGGAAGAGTCCCTCTATTCCCGCGACCAAGTCACAGTCGCTGCAGGCCAGAACTTGCGCATCGGCACGGTCCTCGGACGCGTTGATGCCAACGGCAAGGTCAAAGCACTCGACCCCGCTGCCACCGATGGCACGCAAATCGCCACGGCTGTTTTGTTGCAGTCCGTGGATGCCACCACAGGCGACAAGTCCAGCGGCATCGCTGCGACACGCCAAGCCATCGTCGCGCACCACGCCCTCGTGTGGCCCGTCGCCATCACCGCCGAAGAAAAAGCGACTGCCACTGCGCAGCTCGAAGCCGTCGGCATTCTCGTTCGTCAAGGAGTCTAA
- a CDS encoding acyl-CoA transferase, which yields MGLFFMSKREEAVGALFQLLGQLPLGGNVPKRNSALPERMTEHAMVVLRDGDMNEVEVMLSPLTYQWEHSANLEVYVSHPDGAERDARMDALLKQFSALVRADRTLGGVVEFIEIHPPKFEDVAPDGAVGIKACTLDVVMHYASSDPLA from the coding sequence ATGGGCCTGTTTTTTATGTCCAAACGTGAAGAAGCCGTCGGGGCTTTGTTTCAGTTGTTGGGGCAGTTGCCCCTTGGTGGCAATGTCCCTAAGCGCAACAGTGCGCTGCCCGAGCGCATGACAGAGCACGCCATGGTGGTGCTGCGTGATGGCGACATGAATGAAGTCGAGGTGATGCTCTCGCCACTGACCTATCAGTGGGAGCACTCAGCCAATCTGGAGGTGTACGTGAGTCACCCCGATGGCGCGGAGCGAGACGCACGCATGGATGCGTTGCTCAAGCAGTTTTCTGCACTTGTCAGGGCAGACCGAACTTTGGGCGGCGTTGTGGAGTTCATCGAAATTCATCCCCCGAAGTTCGAAGACGTCGCACCCGATGGTGCGGTGGGCATCAAGGCCTGCACCTTGGATGTGGTGATGCATTACGCAAGCAGCGATCCGCTGGCTTGA
- a CDS encoding major capsid protein, with protein sequence MNNPFQSPAFSMTALTAAINILPNQFGKIEQINLMPAKPVRFRQIAIEERDGVLNLLPTLPVGAPGTVGQRSRRKLRSFMIPHIPHDDVVLPEEIQGLRAFGSETDTETVANVMTDHLQSMRNKHAITLEHLRMGALKGVILDADGSVLYDLFEEFQITPAVFNFELNKKDTDVKKKCLDLKRYFELNLKGEYMTNVRVLVSSDFFDALTSHPNVIRAYQLTQESAMLRTDQRSGFTFAGVTFEEYLGQATDMSGNLRRFIEPGEGQAFPEGTLDTFATYFAPADFNETVNTLGQPLYAKQEPRDFGRGTDLHTQSNPLPMCHRPSLLVKVLAS encoded by the coding sequence ATGAACAATCCTTTCCAGTCCCCCGCGTTCTCAATGACCGCATTGACCGCCGCGATCAACATCTTGCCCAATCAGTTCGGCAAGATTGAACAGATCAACCTCATGCCTGCCAAGCCTGTGCGTTTTCGCCAGATTGCCATTGAAGAGCGTGATGGCGTGTTGAACCTCTTGCCCACATTGCCTGTGGGTGCCCCCGGTACGGTGGGCCAGCGCAGCCGTCGCAAGTTGCGTTCGTTCATGATTCCTCACATCCCACACGACGATGTGGTGTTACCCGAGGAAATTCAAGGTCTGCGCGCTTTTGGTTCTGAGACAGACACCGAGACCGTGGCCAATGTGATGACCGATCACTTGCAGTCCATGCGCAACAAGCATGCGATCACTTTGGAGCACTTGCGCATGGGCGCTCTCAAAGGCGTCATCTTGGATGCGGATGGTTCCGTGCTGTACGACTTGTTTGAAGAGTTCCAGATCACGCCTGCCGTGTTCAATTTCGAACTCAACAAGAAGGACACGGACGTCAAGAAAAAGTGTCTGGACCTGAAGCGCTACTTTGAGCTCAACCTCAAAGGCGAGTACATGACCAATGTGCGTGTGCTGGTGTCTTCGGACTTCTTCGATGCGCTCACCAGTCACCCCAATGTGATCCGTGCATATCAGCTCACCCAAGAGAGCGCCATGTTGCGCACGGACCAACGCTCTGGTTTCACCTTTGCAGGTGTGACCTTTGAAGAGTACTTGGGCCAAGCGACGGACATGTCGGGCAATCTGCGCCGCTTCATTGAGCCCGGCGAAGGTCAGGCGTTCCCTGAGGGCACGCTCGATACCTTTGCCACGTACTTCGCACCCGCCGACTTCAATGAGACGGTCAACACATTGGGCCAGCCGCTGTATGCCAAGCAAGAGCCGCGTGACTTCGGTCGCGGTACGGACTTGCACACGCAGAGCAACCCGTTGCCCATGTGCCATCGTCCGAGCTTGTTGGTCAAAGTCTTAGCCAGCTGA
- a CDS encoding head-tail joining protein yields MSRDPFVQLISRLFLRLGTPAVYITQAGVSLDVRVIAKAPDAVQNFGQTHLVVDTQRFELMASEVKQPREGDRLVLGGTRYVLHGEPLIDRERLVWTVSASIWPED; encoded by the coding sequence ATGAGTCGAGATCCTTTCGTTCAGCTCATCTCTCGGTTGTTTCTTCGCTTGGGGACCCCCGCTGTGTACATCACACAAGCGGGGGTCTCCCTCGATGTGCGAGTGATCGCCAAAGCGCCCGATGCAGTTCAAAACTTCGGTCAAACCCATCTGGTGGTTGATACCCAGCGTTTTGAGTTGATGGCATCCGAGGTCAAACAGCCAAGAGAAGGGGACCGATTGGTGTTGGGTGGGACGCGCTATGTCCTTCATGGGGAGCCGCTCATTGACCGTGAGCGGCTCGTCTGGACGGTGAGTGCGTCTATCTGGCCGGAGGATTGA
- a CDS encoding heavy metal translocating P-type ATPase: MSTHQHDEHGYSHDHIHSHDHGNSQRDPSVSSLESASLKDPVCGMTVTEDSKHHSAHMGGTFYFCSTKCKTKFDANPMQYMGEHTKNVNPSPTAAGAIYTCPMHPEIRQDHPGNCPKCGMTLEPLIPELEEDENPELQDFQRRFWWTLPLTVIVTFLAMVGHRLNWFDMSVQSWVEMALSLPIVLWAGWPFFSRGFQSVVNRSPNMWTLIGLGTGAAFMYSVVATVTPQVFPESFISMGRVAVYFEATAVIISLTLLGQVLELKARSQTSAAIKSLLGLAPKTARRIKPDGTEEDVPLTHVHVGDLLRIRPGEKVPVDGVVMEGGSAVDEAMLTGEPVPVSKRVGDKVIGATLNTNGALVMQSEKVGSATMLAQIVQMVAQAQRSKAPMQRMADLVAGWFVMAVVSLSVLTFLGWGVFGPEPSWVYGLINAVAVLIIACPCALGLATPMSIMVATGRGATHGVLFRDAAAIENLRKIDTLIIDKTGTLTEGKPAFDRAIAASGFDDVEVLRLAASLDQGSEHPLADAIVRAAHERNLSLEKPENFESGSGIGVRGQVGGRQLALGNTALMDQLGVSVHSLVTQAEALRAEGASVMHLAIDGQLMGLLAVSDPIKASTPEALATLKAAGLRIVMATGDGLTTARSVGARLGIDEVHGEVKPADKLALVEQLQKQGRVVAMAGDGINDAPALAKADVGIAMGTGTDVAMNSAQVTLVKGDLRGIAVARKLSQDTVRNMKQNLMFAFLYNGMGIPVAAGVLYPWTGWLLSPLIAALAMSFSSASVIGNALRLRRSN, encoded by the coding sequence ATGAGCACACATCAACACGACGAGCACGGATATTCGCATGACCACATTCACTCACATGATCATGGGAACTCACAGCGAGATCCAAGCGTCAGCAGCCTCGAGTCTGCTAGTTTGAAAGACCCTGTATGTGGAATGACAGTCACTGAAGATTCAAAACACCATTCAGCACACATGGGAGGTACATTTTATTTTTGCAGTACCAAATGCAAAACAAAGTTTGATGCAAATCCTATGCAGTACATGGGAGAGCACACTAAAAATGTGAATCCATCACCAACGGCTGCAGGAGCGATCTACACCTGTCCTATGCATCCTGAAATTCGGCAAGACCATCCTGGCAATTGCCCTAAGTGTGGAATGACGCTAGAGCCGTTGATACCCGAGTTGGAGGAGGATGAAAACCCAGAACTACAGGACTTTCAGCGGCGCTTCTGGTGGACGCTTCCTCTGACAGTCATCGTGACATTTTTGGCGATGGTAGGTCACCGGCTGAACTGGTTCGATATGTCAGTGCAAAGCTGGGTAGAAATGGCGCTCTCACTGCCAATAGTGTTATGGGCAGGATGGCCGTTTTTCTCTCGCGGATTCCAATCCGTTGTGAACCGCAGTCCGAACATGTGGACTCTGATTGGCTTAGGAACCGGCGCTGCATTTATGTACAGCGTGGTCGCAACGGTCACTCCTCAGGTTTTTCCAGAATCATTCATCTCAATGGGACGAGTCGCCGTCTATTTTGAAGCAACGGCGGTCATCATCTCTCTTACCCTTTTAGGTCAGGTCCTAGAGCTAAAGGCACGATCACAAACTTCTGCCGCCATTAAGTCACTCCTCGGTCTTGCTCCCAAGACCGCCCGTCGAATCAAACCCGATGGAACTGAAGAGGACGTGCCGTTGACCCATGTTCATGTTGGCGATTTATTGCGCATCCGTCCAGGTGAAAAAGTACCAGTAGATGGTGTAGTCATGGAGGGCGGCAGCGCCGTGGATGAGGCTATGCTGACTGGTGAACCGGTGCCAGTATCTAAGCGAGTTGGTGATAAGGTGATTGGTGCGACGTTGAATACCAACGGTGCACTCGTCATGCAATCAGAAAAGGTCGGCTCGGCCACTATGTTGGCGCAGATCGTACAAATGGTTGCTCAAGCACAGCGCTCCAAGGCTCCTATGCAACGTATGGCTGACCTCGTGGCGGGCTGGTTCGTGATGGCTGTTGTTTCTTTATCAGTCCTAACATTTTTGGGGTGGGGGGTTTTCGGCCCAGAACCAAGCTGGGTCTACGGCTTGATAAATGCTGTGGCTGTTTTGATCATCGCTTGCCCCTGCGCTTTAGGTCTAGCCACACCAATGTCTATCATGGTCGCCACTGGTCGTGGGGCGACACATGGGGTGCTTTTTCGAGATGCAGCAGCCATTGAGAACTTGAGAAAAATTGATACTCTGATCATCGATAAGACTGGAACGCTAACGGAAGGCAAGCCAGCTTTCGACCGCGCTATCGCAGCATCAGGTTTCGATGACGTCGAAGTACTAAGACTTGCGGCCAGCTTAGACCAAGGCAGTGAGCATCCACTGGCGGATGCCATCGTTAGAGCTGCGCATGAACGCAATTTGTCTTTAGAGAAACCCGAGAACTTCGAGTCGGGATCTGGTATCGGAGTGCGTGGTCAAGTAGGCGGTCGGCAGCTGGCATTAGGCAATACAGCCTTGATGGATCAGCTTGGCGTGTCTGTTCATTCATTGGTAACACAGGCAGAGGCGCTTCGCGCAGAGGGGGCTAGCGTGATGCATCTGGCCATCGATGGACAGTTGATGGGATTATTGGCAGTGTCTGATCCAATTAAGGCAAGCACGCCTGAGGCCTTGGCAACTCTGAAGGCGGCAGGTCTGCGCATTGTCATGGCAACAGGCGATGGTCTGACCACAGCTCGCTCCGTTGGCGCTCGGCTTGGAATTGACGAGGTACATGGAGAAGTCAAGCCAGCTGACAAGCTTGCGCTGGTGGAGCAGCTGCAAAAGCAAGGGCGCGTCGTAGCAATGGCAGGCGATGGAATCAATGACGCACCTGCACTAGCTAAGGCTGATGTTGGTATAGCTATGGGAACTGGTACTGACGTTGCTATGAACAGCGCTCAGGTAACCCTCGTGAAGGGCGACTTGCGCGGTATTGCCGTCGCTCGAAAGCTTTCACAAGATACTGTGCGCAACATGAAGCAAAACTTGATGTTCGCCTTTCTTTACAACGGAATGGGGATTCCTGTTGCAGCTGGAGTTTTGTACCCTTGGACTGGGTGGCTGCTGTCTCCGTTAATCGCAGCTCTTGCTATGAGCTTCAGTTCGGCATCTGTGATCGGGAACGCTCTTCGCTTGAGGCGTAGTAATTGA